The following proteins come from a genomic window of Deltaproteobacteria bacterium:
- a CDS encoding DUF4266 domain-containing protein — protein MNNRLRFLAALAVFVALALGAGCAVVAPYERAALADPILTLDESDLAGLYEMKMLETREAGLAAIGGAAAGCGCK, from the coding sequence ATGAACAACAGGTTACGCTTCCTCGCGGCACTCGCCGTTTTTGTCGCACTCGCGCTCGGCGCGGGCTGCGCCGTCGTGGCCCCGTACGAACGCGCCGCGCTCGCCGATCCCATCCTGACACTCGACGAGTCGGATCTCGCGGGCCTCTATGAAATGAAGATGCTCGAAACCCGCGAAGCGGGCCTCGCGGCGATCGGCGGCGCGGCGGCAGGTTGCGGCTGCAAGTGA